A genomic segment from Toxotes jaculatrix isolate fToxJac2 chromosome 6, fToxJac2.pri, whole genome shotgun sequence encodes:
- the LOC121183893 gene encoding transcription factor jun-D-like — protein MMKKDINLSLADDADLKPHLRDAESILSSPDLGLLKLASPELERLIIQSNGMVTTTPTSSQFLYPKTVTDEQEFAEGFVKALEDLHKQNQLNGDGQTSSTLDLGANIAPVTVQPDLPVYTNLNSYGTGPLATTVNYSTDTVPFPPPPPHHLGAAPPQSELSRVQPLKEEPQTVPDVQSFGESPPLSPIDMDTQERIKAERKRLRNRIAASKCRRRKLERISRLEDKVKTLKSQNTDLASTASLLRDQVAQLKQKVLTHVNSGCQLLPHEVQVH, from the coding sequence ATGATGAAGAAGGATATTAACTTGAGCCTGGCGGACGACGCAGACCTCAAACCGCATCTCCGCGACGCTGAGAGCATCCTCAGCTCCCCGGACCTGGGGCTGCTAAAACTGGCCTCTCCGGAGCTGGAGAGGCTGATCATCCAGTCCAACGGCATGGTCACTACGACACCGACCAGCTCCCAGTTCCTCTACCCGAAGACGGTAACGGACGAGCAAGAGTTCGCCGAGGGCTTCGTGAAGGCGTTGGAGGACTTGCACAAGCAGAATCAGCTGAACGGAGACGGGCAGACGAGCAGTACCCTGGATCTGGGCGCCAACATAGCCCCCGTCACCGTCCAGCCGGATCTACCGGTATATACGAACCTGAACAGTTACGGCACCGGGCCACTGGCAACCACTGTCAACTACTCTACGGACACAGTCCCTTTCCCGCCTCCGCCGCCACATCATTTGGGGGCAGCCCCGCCGCAGTCGGAGCTTTCTCGGGTCCAGCCGCTGAAGGAGGAGCCTCAGACGGTCCCCGACGTTCAGAGCTTCGGCGAAAGCCCGCCGCTGTCTCCCATCGACATGGACACACAGGAGCGCATCAAAGCCGAGAGGAAGAGGCTCAGGAACCGAATTGCAGCTTCCAAGTGTCGGAGGCGCAAACTGGAGCGGATCTCCAGACTGGAGGACAAGGTCAAAACGCTGAAAAGCCAAAACACTGACCTGGCCTCCACGGCTAGCCTGTTAAGAGATCAAGTGGCCCAGCTGAAACAGAAAGTCCTCACCCATGTTAACAGCGGCTGTCAGCTGCTGCCACACGAAGTTCAAGTGCACTAG
- the lsm4 gene encoding U6 snRNA-associated Sm-like protein LSm4, whose protein sequence is MLPLSLLKTAQNHPMLVELKNGETYNGHLVSCDNWMNINLREVICTSRDGDKFWRMPECYIRGSTIKYLRIPDEIIDMVKEEVVSKGRGRGGAQQNKQQGKGRGGAGRGLFGGRGRGMTGPGRAQQQQQQQQQQDKKPGKPQGMKNQH, encoded by the exons ATG CTTCCTCTATCTCTGCTGAAAACTGCCCAGAACCATCCTATG TTGGTGGAGCTGAAGAACGGAGAGACCTACAACGGTCATCTGGTCAGCTGTGACAACTGGATGAACATCAACCTAAGAGAAGTCATCTGCACCTCAAGG GATGGAGATAAGTTCTGGAGGATGCCTGAGTGCTACATCAGAGGAAGCACGATCAAGTATCTCCGAATCCCTGACGAGATCATCGACatggtgaaggaggaggtggtgtcGAAGGGCCGCGGACGTGGAGGCGCCCAGCAGAACAAACAGCAAGGCAAAGGAAGGGGAGGAGCTGGCAGAG GTTTGTTTGGTGGTCGTGGCAGAGGAATGACTGGCCCTGGTCGGGcccaacagcaacagcagcagcagcagcagcaggataaGAAACCAGGCAAACCACAGGGAATGAAGAATCAGCACTGA